The Mycoplasmopsis gallinacea genome includes a window with the following:
- a CDS encoding uracil-DNA glycosylase, with product MKNSFLEILQSEGKKDYFQNILVSLKESEKNGPIYPHQTNIFRPFEFFQVNETKVVILGQDPYHGYDQADGLAFSSKNPKTPPSLRNIFKELKKEYPKTKIETNDLSAWAKQGVLLLNTILTVNYNMPLSHKHFGWETFTKEVLKQVALQAPKAIFVLLGKHAQKFAQDLNLDPSRVIATSHPSPYSYKKGFENSGIFKLINKKLKQNGLEPIKWDLKKESK from the coding sequence ATGAAAAATAGTTTTTTAGAAATCCTTCAAAGCGAAGGAAAAAAAGATTATTTCCAAAACATTCTTGTAAGTTTAAAAGAATCTGAAAAAAACGGGCCAATTTATCCACACCAAACTAATATTTTCCGTCCATTCGAATTTTTCCAAGTTAATGAAACTAAAGTTGTTATTTTAGGTCAAGATCCATATCATGGTTATGATCAAGCTGATGGACTTGCTTTTTCAAGTAAAAATCCAAAAACACCACCATCACTTAGAAATATTTTTAAAGAGCTTAAAAAAGAATATCCAAAAACAAAAATTGAAACAAACGATCTTAGTGCATGAGCAAAGCAAGGAGTATTGCTTCTTAATACAATCTTAACCGTGAATTACAACATGCCACTTTCACATAAACATTTTGGATGAGAAACATTTACTAAAGAAGTTCTTAAACAAGTTGCGCTTCAAGCACCTAAAGCAATTTTTGTGCTTTTAGGGAAACATGCACAAAAGTTTGCTCAGGATTTAAATTTAGATCCAAGTAGGGTTATTGCCACAAGTCACCCAAGTCCATACAGCTATAAAAAAGGATTTGAAAATTCTGGAATTTTTAAGTTAATTAACAAAAAACTTAAGCAAAACGGACTGGAGCCAATTAAATGAGATTTAAAAAAGGAGAGTAAATAA
- the pheS gene encoding phenylalanine--tRNA ligase subunit alpha, with the protein MTFDKNKFNSFEDLKQFKAKVYSSEGEIAALQLKLRTAPNEEKKEIGKQINVLKTQYEALFEEIGAYLKEKQIQEKVASEFIDVTIPTAKNPSLNPISLVENKLREWFFENGYYEQQAGEIVSDLYNFERLNIPKNHPARAMHDSLYLNASTLLRTHNTGITATVLEECANSEVSTFAIGKVYRNDEDDATHSHQFTQLDFVSVGKVSFPNLIWTLKSMLSYVLEEEVEVRLRPSYFPFTEPSVEVDVFYKNRWIEILGAGMLHPNVLKMAGYTNDMNGFAAGLGIERITMIKYGFSDIRDLYRNDLRVLAQFNNEK; encoded by the coding sequence ATGACTTTTGATAAAAATAAATTTAATTCTTTTGAAGATCTTAAGCAATTCAAAGCTAAAGTTTATTCAAGCGAAGGTGAAATTGCAGCTTTACAGTTAAAACTTAGAACAGCTCCAAATGAAGAAAAAAAAGAAATTGGAAAGCAAATTAATGTTTTAAAAACTCAGTATGAAGCTCTTTTTGAAGAAATTGGTGCATATTTAAAAGAAAAACAAATTCAGGAAAAAGTAGCTAGTGAATTTATTGATGTAACAATTCCTACTGCCAAAAATCCTTCATTAAACCCAATTTCTTTAGTGGAAAATAAACTTAGAGAGTGATTCTTTGAAAATGGATATTATGAGCAACAAGCTGGTGAAATTGTGTCTGATTTATATAACTTTGAGCGTTTAAATATTCCTAAAAACCACCCAGCTAGAGCAATGCATGATTCACTTTATCTTAATGCAAGCACTCTTTTAAGAACTCATAATACAGGAATTACAGCAACTGTTTTAGAAGAATGTGCTAACTCTGAAGTTTCAACTTTTGCAATTGGAAAAGTGTACCGTAATGATGAAGATGATGCAACTCACTCACACCAATTTACTCAGCTTGATTTTGTAAGCGTTGGAAAAGTGAGTTTTCCAAATTTAATTTGAACCTTAAAATCAATGCTTAGCTACGTTTTAGAAGAAGAAGTTGAAGTTAGACTTAGACCAAGTTATTTCCCATTTACAGAACCAAGTGTTGAAGTTGATGTGTTTTACAAAAATAGATGAATTGAAATTCTTGGAGCCGGAATGCTTCATCCAAATGTTTTAAAAATGGCTGGATATACAAATGATATGAACGGATTTGCTGCTGGACTTGGAATTGAAAGAATCACAATGATTAAATACGGATTTTCAGATATTAGAGACTTATACAGAAATGATTTAAGGGTACTTGCACAATTTAACAATGAAAAATAG